AAATCTATTACCCTTTTTTGTTGAAACAATTCTTTTAAATAAGTTGGAGCATTGTCATTTTTCTCTAGGTGACGTTTTTTCCTTTTTAAGTGGTCATAAATTAATTCATTATTTAAATGTTCTTTAGGAAGTTTATTAACTAGCAACTCAACTAATGCTTCGTGCAATGTTTGAAATTTTGCGTCTGTAGCTTGTATCAAAAAAACATAGATATCAAAATCTCTACATTCACTTGTAATATAATCTTTGAAGCTAGATGTTAAAAGTTCATTGGAATCATAAGTTTTAAATACTTGATCAAAAACTCTTTGCACATAGGAAATTCCAAGATGTCTAATAACACTGCTTCCTCCAAATTTGAAATGATTAGTCGTTTGATCTTTGAAATTTGCTATAGCAATTTGTTGAATTTCTAAAATTTCTTTTAAAGTTATGGTAATATTCAAAGGGAATGTTACTCTTCTTCCATCTATTTTATTTTCTTTTTCAAGCAATGTGAATAAACGACCAATTTCTTCTTCATTTAGCGAAACAGGTCGGTACGCTTTTGCTATCTCTTCCTTTATTTTCCCATCTTGATCTGCAATTTGTAAATCTTCAATAAGCACTTTTAAATATTTGTCGCCTGGATGAAAAGGAAAAATTGGCAACGACTTTGTCAAAGATTTTTGTTCTTGTTCTTGAGAGATTTGAATATTCGTATTTGTAGGATTTTGACAAAGTTTGCTGATTGTTAAATTACTATTGATTGGAGTCATAAAATTCTATTTCTTTCATTTTTTGAAACAGGATAGTATAACTGTTAAAAAAAAGCTAATAATAGAATGAATCTCTTATCACAATTACCACAAGAAATAATAGAACGATTCATTATCGATCCCTTACCAAACACTCATATCTTTGCTGTTAATAAATCTCTTTCAAACAAAATTTATTCCAATTTTGAAATAAATTTTTTATCGAAAAATTGCTCAAGCTCACGAAAAGAACTATTTTATTGTTATTTATTTAAAAGATACATCGATCAATCGTTTACTATTACCACTACTACAAAGGAAAACTTAAAAAATAAATTTGTTAAATTTAGTATACGTCATTCGTTTACAGAATTAATTTATTTATTGATGAAAAAAGGATTATTTCCATTAGATTATTTAAAAAAAGCAGTCTTAATCTCTATCGAAAAAAATCATTATCTATTCTTTAAAAAAGTTTTTTTTAAATATGAAAATACTAAAAAATATGCAGCCGCAATAGAAAAATTTGTTGAAAATATTTTCGAGTATGACAGACTTTCTATTTTAATATTCTTATTAAAAAATTTTAAAACACTCAAGTTAAGAGAAGCAGCTCAAAACAATGCACTATCACAAGGGTGTTTTTGGGGCTCTTTGGAAACTATAAAGTATGTCCTTGAAAAAACCTCTTTAATTAAAAAAAATCTCAATTGTTCTAATCCATTTTTACAAGCTGTCTTAGGGCGTCAAGTTGAAACAGTCAAATATTTACTGTCTTCAAAAGAATATAATTTTTCTCCTAGTTGCTATAGCAATGCTTTAATAAGAGAAGCTGTAAAGAATGGTTGTACTGAAATTGTAAAAATACTTCTTGAAGATTCAAGAGTGGATCCTGGGGCTAATCATCAAGAATGTCTTTTATTAGCCGTAAGAGATGGGGCAACAGCAATCGTAGAACTATTGCTTAAGAATGCTCATGTAGATCCATCTGTAGATGGTAATTTACCTTTAAAAATAGCGGCGAGAGTTGGGCACAAAGAGATCGTGGTATTACTCTTAAGAGATAGACGTGTTAACCCCGCAACACAAAAAAATTATCCTCTACGCATGAGCGCATTTCATAACCATTATAAGATAGTGAAAATCTTATTAGAAAGTTCTAAAGTCAATCCTTATGATTGTAAAAATGAAGCCTTTAGACAT
This DNA window, taken from Candidatus Rubidus massiliensis, encodes the following:
- a CDS encoding transient-receptor-potential calcium channel protein; protein product: MNLLSQLPQEIIERFIIDPLPNTHIFAVNKSLSNKIYSNFEINFLSKNCSSSRKELFYCYLFKRYIDQSFTITTTTKENLKNKFVKFSIRHSFTELIYLLMKKGLFPLDYLKKAVLISIEKNHYLFFKKVFFKYENTKKYAAAIEKFVENIFEYDRLSILIFLLKNFKTLKLREAAQNNALSQGCFWGSLETIKYVLEKTSLIKKNLNCSNPFLQAVLGRQVETVKYLLSSKEYNFSPSCYSNALIREAVKNGCTEIVKILLEDSRVDPGANHQECLLLAVRDGATAIVELLLKNAHVDPSVDGNLPLKIAARVGHKEIVVLLLRDRRVNPATQKNYPLRMSAFHNHYKIVKILLESSKVNPYDCKNEAFRHAKKYNLYKVQQYLCRWQIKQAVRADNVKDLKVAIKSHLLPLKKVKKICYMEATLYDRKNVLNFLRSSSLFN